TCGCCGTACTTCTCGACATAGGAGTGGAGGATGCGCTCGTACCGCTCCTTGCCCGGCATGAGCGACGTATCCATCCATCCTGGGCTGTACCAGTAGGTACCGGGGTGTCGGTCGAAGTACTCACGGTAGCGTTCCTTGGATCCCAGCAGGAACGTGATGCAGTCGTGCCCCCGGACGATGACGAGCGGAACCTTCCGAGCCCGCACGCCTTGCACGCCGTTGCTGCAGAGCCCGTAGCCGACGAGGATGGCATCGTACCCGTCCGGCGTGGCGTCGATCGCCGCCTGGACTTCGCGGCGCAGCGTGTCGGGCGTGTTGTGCAGTCCCTGCGGCAGAAACGCGAAGTCGAACACGTGTTCCGACGCCGCCGCGTAGTGGCAGAGCTCGCGCCAAAGAACCTGGCACGCCACGATCCGGTAGCGACCCATCACGTCTCCTCTGGAATCCGATATGTGCCTATCGCGCACCCCGCAGGCGGGACCACGTTGTCGCCAGCTTGCCACTCGGCGCGACCGCCAGAACCGGCGTCACGGGAGCCCCCGGAACCCACTTCGGGTTCCCGATGACGATGCCGTCGTTCTTGTTGCCTGAGGCGTCCGCCGTCTTGCCGCCCTTGCCCTCGTTGAGATGCCACAGCAGGCGCGTGTTTGCGTCCGGCGCGAACTCCGTCTTGGGAACCGTGAAGTCCGCCGTGTATCGGACGACATCCGACACGCGAACCTCGTCGATGACGCCTCGGAACACCTGGTTCCCGCAACACGGGCGCCAACCGATGTTGAACGGGCTGCCCGCTCCGTCCTTCTTGAGGATCGCCTGATTGTTGATCTTCTCCGTGTGCGCGAGCTTCCCGTCGATCCAGCCGCGCGTGTTCGCGCCGTCATACGTGACGGCTGTATGGTGCCACTTGCCTTGCTCGACGACGCCCTTGCCCCACCACGCCCACTGACCGGCGTTGATGGCGAA
The genomic region above belongs to Candidatus Poribacteria bacterium and contains:
- a CDS encoding LamG domain-containing protein, whose amino-acid sequence is MLCRVAATRSESSRQRVDKEETMHRRRISTVSVGLGLLIAGVWGAQAQNFGFEFSANAADHVQADDSDSLDITGKELTMEAWVYPMGDGIIVNKEDSYEYAVVGGALQFAINAGQWAWWGKGVVEQGKWHHTAVTYDGANTRGWIDGKLAHTEKINNQAILKKDGAGSPFNIGWRPCCGNQVFRGVIDEVRVSDVVRYTADFTVPKTEFAPDANTRLLWHLNEGKGGKTADASGNKNDGIVIGNPKWVPGAPVTPVLAVAPSGKLATTWSRLRGAR
- a CDS encoding DUF1638 domain-containing protein, translated to MGRYRIVACQVLWRELCHYAAASEHVFDFAFLPQGLHNTPDTLRREVQAAIDATPDGYDAILVGYGLCSNGVQGVRARKVPLVIVRGHDCITFLLGSKERYREYFDRHPGTYWYSPGWMDTSLMPGKERYERILHSYVEKYGEDNGQYLMEMEQGWFKAYSNAAYVDLGMHDTSRFKDETRDAAEWLGWNYDELKGDPGLVERFVNGQWDAEDFLVVQPGQVIEPSHDDAILRSREPEA